From a single Myxococcales bacterium genomic region:
- a CDS encoding NAD(P)/FAD-dependent oxidoreductase, with protein MKRAITRRDFLEGASVAIAGSMVPGELLAATVSRTSKAPNPTNVYPPGQVGLRGSHQGSFEVAHQLALEGRTDWGPVSDSDGIVYDLVVVGAGISGLSAAHFYQKQHPDATILILDNHDDFGGHAKRNEFVSGGQRILGYGGSQSLENPGRYSEVTKGLLKDIRVDVDRFRTAYDQDFNKRWDLGPGIYFDRGHYGVDRVVRGELYSYETYLPAAPTQVAIKDSIPQMPISDEAKRQLIRLYTESKDQLPDHSILGEGPYLESISYREFLIQHMGVTDPQALELLHNVLGDMGGGLDLMPALWGMVIGLPGFGATDMGLFEGVIKHFWKILDEPYIAHFPDGNASIARLLVRKLIPGVAPGDTMEDIVGAPFDYSRLDRSDAAVRLRLSSTVVKVSNLGSAKTASEVAVTYMRGGQAYRTRARNCVLACYNRIIPHLCPELPAEQKDALALLVKTPLVYTNVLLRNWQPWKKLGIHTVHCPGTYHRLAMLDFPVSLGSVKFSASPDDPIVVHMNRVPNKPGLTERDQNRAGRDEMLTTSFESIERDIRTHLAGMLGSEGFDPAHDIEAITVNRWPHGYSWWNNPLMEPHFKEDEIPFIVGRQRFGRIAIANADAGGQAYVDGAIDQAHRAVEDLEN; from the coding sequence ATGAAGCGTGCCATTACGCGCCGGGACTTCCTCGAAGGAGCGAGTGTTGCCATCGCGGGCAGCATGGTGCCTGGCGAACTGTTGGCCGCGACCGTCTCCAGAACTTCCAAGGCCCCCAACCCGACCAACGTCTATCCGCCTGGACAGGTCGGGCTTCGTGGCAGCCATCAGGGATCGTTTGAAGTGGCCCATCAACTGGCCCTCGAAGGGCGTACCGATTGGGGGCCGGTCTCCGACTCCGACGGAATCGTCTACGACCTCGTCGTGGTCGGTGCCGGAATCAGCGGGCTATCGGCTGCGCACTTTTATCAGAAGCAGCATCCCGACGCGACGATTCTGATTCTCGACAACCACGACGATTTCGGCGGGCACGCAAAGCGCAACGAATTCGTCTCCGGCGGGCAGCGCATACTCGGCTATGGGGGGAGTCAGTCCCTCGAAAACCCGGGACGTTATAGCGAGGTCACGAAAGGCTTGTTGAAAGATATCCGCGTCGACGTGGATCGGTTTCGGACCGCGTATGATCAAGATTTCAACAAGCGCTGGGACCTGGGTCCGGGAATCTATTTTGATCGCGGTCACTACGGCGTCGATCGAGTGGTGCGCGGTGAACTGTACAGCTACGAAACCTATCTTCCCGCTGCGCCGACTCAGGTGGCGATCAAAGATTCGATACCGCAGATGCCCATTTCGGATGAGGCCAAGCGCCAACTGATCCGTCTGTATACCGAAAGCAAGGATCAGTTGCCCGACCACTCGATTTTGGGTGAAGGACCCTACTTGGAAAGCATCAGCTACCGCGAATTTCTGATCCAGCACATGGGCGTAACAGACCCGCAAGCGCTCGAACTGCTGCACAACGTTCTGGGGGATATGGGAGGAGGGCTCGATCTCATGCCTGCGCTCTGGGGCATGGTCATCGGGCTGCCGGGTTTTGGTGCAACCGACATGGGTCTATTTGAAGGGGTCATCAAACACTTTTGGAAGATTCTCGACGAGCCGTACATTGCTCATTTTCCCGATGGCAATGCGTCGATTGCGCGGCTTCTCGTTCGCAAGCTCATTCCCGGTGTTGCGCCGGGAGACACGATGGAGGACATCGTGGGCGCACCGTTCGATTACTCGCGCCTCGATCGCTCGGACGCGGCCGTTCGGCTCCGTCTGAGCAGCACTGTGGTAAAGGTGAGCAATCTCGGAAGTGCCAAGACTGCAAGCGAAGTGGCAGTCACCTATATGCGCGGAGGGCAGGCGTATCGTACTCGCGCGCGCAATTGCGTGCTCGCCTGTTACAACCGAATCATTCCCCACCTCTGTCCCGAGTTGCCAGCGGAACAGAAAGACGCGCTCGCGCTGTTGGTAAAAACCCCGCTCGTCTATACGAATGTGCTTCTGCGCAACTGGCAGCCCTGGAAAAAACTCGGCATCCATACCGTGCACTGTCCCGGCACTTACCATCGATTGGCCATGCTCGATTTTCCGGTCAGCCTTGGCTCGGTGAAATTCTCTGCCAGCCCCGACGATCCGATCGTCGTTCATATGAATCGAGTCCCCAACAAACCAGGCCTGACGGAGCGCGACCAAAATCGAGCAGGGCGCGACGAAATGCTGACGACGTCCTTCGAAAGCATCGAGCGGGATATCCGAACGCATCTCGCCGGAATGCTGGGCAGTGAAGGCTTCGACCCAGCCCATGACATCGAGGCCATCACCGTCAATCGCTGGCCTCATGGGTATTCGTGGTGGAACAACCCGCTGATGGAGCCCCATTTCAAAGAAGACGAGATTCCCTTTATTGTCGGCCGACAGCGGTTTGGCCGTATCGCGATTGCCAACGCGGACGCCGGAGGGCAAGCCTACGTGGATGGCGCAATCGATCAAGCCCATCGCGCTGTGGAAGATCTCGAAAACTGA
- a CDS encoding alcohol dehydrogenase catalytic domain-containing protein produces MRAMQLRRTGSLEPGAQPLEETELPIPEPAHGEVRIKVSTCGVCHTELDQIEGRIKPPRLPVVPGHQVVGCVDAVGEGAGRHQLGDRLGVGWIYRSSGSSDENLADEFMATGRDADGGYAEYMVVPEKYAYPVPDVFSDRDAAPLLCAGGVGYRALTLSGIQDGQALGLTGFGGSAHLVLQLVRHLYPNTRVYVFARDESARAFALELGACWSGDTSETAPEPLHAIIDTTPAWKPVVEAMAQLAPGGRLVINAIRKQDDDKECLLDLNYDRHLWQEKEIKSVANVTRHDIVAFLEHAAAIPIRVEVETYGLTDANQALLDLKYQAVRGSKVLAIEQ; encoded by the coding sequence ATGAGGGCGATGCAGCTGCGCCGGACAGGGTCGCTGGAGCCGGGTGCCCAACCGTTGGAAGAAACGGAGTTGCCCATTCCGGAACCTGCGCATGGCGAAGTCCGGATCAAGGTTTCTACCTGCGGCGTGTGTCATACGGAACTCGACCAGATCGAGGGTCGAATCAAACCGCCGCGCCTGCCGGTCGTGCCGGGACACCAGGTCGTGGGATGCGTCGACGCTGTTGGCGAGGGGGCAGGGCGGCACCAGTTGGGGGACCGGTTGGGGGTCGGCTGGATCTACCGTTCAAGCGGAAGCAGCGACGAGAATCTTGCCGATGAGTTCATGGCAACCGGACGTGATGCAGATGGCGGTTATGCCGAGTACATGGTGGTGCCCGAAAAATATGCCTACCCGGTGCCCGACGTATTCTCCGATCGCGACGCTGCTCCGTTGCTATGTGCCGGGGGTGTCGGCTACCGGGCGTTGACATTGAGCGGGATTCAGGACGGCCAGGCCCTCGGCCTGACCGGCTTTGGCGGCTCCGCACACCTGGTCCTGCAGTTGGTGCGTCATCTGTATCCCAACACACGGGTCTACGTCTTTGCCCGGGATGAATCGGCGCGAGCATTCGCATTGGAACTTGGCGCGTGCTGGTCGGGCGATACCAGTGAGACTGCACCGGAGCCGCTACATGCCATCATCGATACCACGCCGGCCTGGAAACCCGTGGTCGAGGCAATGGCGCAGTTGGCGCCGGGGGGCAGGTTGGTCATCAACGCCATTCGCAAGCAGGATGACGACAAAGAATGCTTGCTGGATTTGAATTACGATCGGCACTTGTGGCAGGAGAAGGAAATCAAATCGGTGGCCAACGTGACTCGCCACGACATTGTCGCCTTTCTCGAACACGCAGCCGCGATCCCCATCCGCGTCGAAGTCGAGACCTATGGGCTGACAGATGCCAACCAGGCTTTGCTGGACCTCAAGTATCAAGCGGTCCGCGGGTCCAAGGTGTTGGCGATTGAACAATAA